A single genomic interval of Proteiniborus sp. DW1 harbors:
- the sleB gene encoding spore cortex-lytic enzyme has protein sequence MKKIVLILSILIIITFTAATLYMNENIYSVQTRKYSELQQGNLYWGSRGEKVRQVQSRLKEWGYLAGAVDGIYGADTYRAVRRFQRSHGLNEDGVVGPATARAIGISLASPAAEEASTGLSREGDVYLLAKAIHGEARGEPYIGKVAVGAVILNRTRNPSFPNTIAGVIYQPLAFTAVADGQINLEPDAESIKAARDALNGWDPTYGCNYYWNPATATSKWIWSRQVVIKIGKHWFGN, from the coding sequence TTGAAGAAAATAGTTTTAATATTAAGCATCTTAATCATAATAACATTTACTGCAGCTACCCTTTATATGAACGAAAACATATACTCAGTACAGACAAGAAAATACTCAGAACTACAACAAGGAAATTTATATTGGGGCTCACGAGGAGAAAAAGTGAGGCAAGTGCAGTCTAGACTTAAAGAATGGGGATATCTAGCAGGCGCAGTTGACGGAATATATGGGGCAGACACATATAGGGCAGTAAGAAGATTTCAAAGATCTCACGGATTAAATGAAGATGGGGTAGTAGGGCCAGCGACAGCAAGGGCTATAGGGATTTCACTAGCTTCTCCAGCAGCAGAAGAAGCAAGTACAGGGCTTAGCAGAGAAGGAGATGTATATTTATTAGCTAAGGCCATACATGGAGAGGCAAGAGGAGAGCCCTATATAGGAAAAGTTGCCGTAGGTGCAGTTATTCTCAATAGGACTAGAAACCCTTCCTTCCCGAACACCATAGCAGGGGTTATCTATCAGCCCTTAGCATTTACAGCAGTAGCAGATGGTCAGATAAATCTAGAGCCAGATGCAGAATCTATAAAAGCTGCAAGAGATGCATTAAATGGCTGGGACCCAACCTATGGGTGCAACTACTATTGGAATCCTGCAACAGCTACTAGTAAGTGGATATGGTCAAGACAAGTAGTCATAAAAATAGGTAAGCACTGGTTTGGAAACTAA